Proteins encoded in a region of the Brevundimonas vesicularis genome:
- a CDS encoding MAPEG family protein, whose product MTTELTYLALTLILALVQIFLPAGARTAEFGSKWNAGPRDETPEAKKPLTGRLERAQANLYETLPLFIGAVLIAHVIGASSALTVWGAALYFWARVFYVPLYAFGVPYIRSLVWVVSLAGLVMVLASLFFV is encoded by the coding sequence ATGACGACCGAACTCACCTATCTGGCCCTGACGCTGATCCTCGCCCTGGTTCAGATCTTCCTGCCCGCCGGGGCGCGGACGGCCGAGTTCGGCTCGAAATGGAATGCGGGTCCGCGCGACGAGACGCCGGAGGCGAAGAAGCCGCTGACCGGCCGTCTCGAACGCGCCCAGGCCAATCTGTACGAAACCCTGCCGCTGTTCATCGGCGCGGTGCTGATCGCTCACGTCATCGGCGCGTCCAGCGCCCTGACGGTGTGGGGCGCGGCGCTCTATTTCTGGGCGCGGGTCTTCTATGTGCCGCTCTACGCCTTCGGCGTTCCCTATATCCGGTCGCTGGTCTGGGTGGTCTCGCTTGCGGGACTGGTCATGGTCCTGGCGTCCCTGTTCTTCGTTTGA
- the guaA gene encoding glutamine-hydrolyzing GMP synthase, translated as MTTPQDHQKVLIVDFGSQVTQLIARRLREASVYCEIHPFRKAEAALTAMNPAAIILSGGPESVHEEGSPRAPQGVFEAGVPVLGICYGEMTMCEQLGGKVEGGHTREFGRAEITVQKTSPLLADLAPVGENEEVWMSHGDKIVAIPQGFDVVASSEGSPYAVIADEARRFYGVQFHPEVMHTPRGHQMLKNFTHGIAGLKGDWTMAAYRDEKIAQIREQVGDAKVICGLSGGVDSSVAAVLIHEAIGDQLTCVFVDTGLLRKDEAAQVTTLFREHYNIPLVHVDASKEFLSELAGISDPETKRKTIGRLFIEVFDRESAKIEGAEFLAQGTLYPDVIESVSSSSGKAHVIKSHHNVGGLPDYMKLKLVEPLRELFKDEVRALGRELGLSNAFVGRHPFPGPGLAIRIPGEITPDAVETLQQADAIYLDEIRKAGLYDEIWQAFAVLLPVKTVGVMGDARTYEKVLALRAVSSTDGMTADFYQFPWDVLSKTATRIINEVRGVNRVVYDVTSKPPGTIEWE; from the coding sequence ATGACCACGCCGCAAGACCACCAAAAGGTCCTCATCGTCGACTTCGGCAGCCAGGTGACGCAGTTGATCGCGCGGCGCCTGCGCGAGGCCAGCGTCTATTGCGAGATCCATCCGTTCCGGAAGGCCGAGGCAGCTCTGACGGCCATGAACCCGGCGGCCATCATCCTGTCGGGCGGTCCCGAGAGCGTGCATGAAGAGGGCAGTCCCCGCGCGCCGCAGGGCGTGTTCGAGGCCGGCGTGCCGGTGCTGGGCATCTGTTACGGCGAGATGACGATGTGCGAGCAACTGGGCGGCAAGGTCGAGGGCGGCCATACCCGCGAGTTCGGCCGCGCCGAGATCACGGTTCAGAAGACCTCGCCCCTGCTGGCCGACCTGGCCCCCGTCGGCGAGAACGAAGAGGTCTGGATGAGCCATGGCGACAAGATCGTCGCCATTCCGCAAGGCTTCGACGTGGTCGCCTCGTCCGAGGGGTCACCCTATGCGGTGATCGCCGACGAGGCCCGTCGCTTCTACGGTGTGCAGTTCCACCCCGAGGTGATGCACACACCGCGCGGCCATCAGATGCTGAAGAACTTCACCCACGGGATCGCGGGCTTGAAGGGCGACTGGACCATGGCCGCCTATCGCGACGAAAAGATCGCCCAAATCCGCGAACAAGTCGGCGACGCCAAGGTGATCTGTGGCCTGTCGGGCGGCGTTGACTCCTCGGTCGCCGCCGTTCTGATCCATGAGGCCATCGGGGATCAACTGACTTGCGTCTTTGTCGACACCGGCTTGTTGAGGAAGGACGAGGCCGCCCAGGTCACGACCCTGTTCCGCGAGCACTACAATATCCCGCTGGTGCATGTTGATGCGTCGAAGGAATTCCTGAGCGAGCTGGCCGGGATTTCGGACCCCGAAACCAAGCGCAAGACCATCGGCCGGCTGTTCATCGAGGTGTTCGATCGCGAGTCCGCCAAGATCGAGGGCGCCGAATTCCTGGCGCAAGGCACCCTCTATCCGGACGTGATCGAAAGCGTCTCCTCTTCCAGCGGCAAGGCCCACGTCATCAAGAGCCACCACAACGTCGGCGGCCTGCCGGACTATATGAAACTCAAACTGGTCGAGCCTCTGCGCGAACTATTCAAGGACGAGGTTCGCGCCTTGGGCCGCGAACTGGGGCTCAGCAACGCCTTCGTCGGCCGCCATCCGTTCCCCGGACCGGGCCTGGCCATCCGCATCCCCGGCGAGATCACGCCGGATGCCGTCGAGACCCTGCAACAGGCCGACGCCATCTATCTAGATGAAATCCGCAAGGCGGGCCTCTACGACGAGATCTGGCAGGCCTTCGCCGTGCTGCTGCCGGTCAAGACCGTCGGCGTCATGGGCGACGCCCGCACCTATGAAAAGGTCCTGGCCCTGCGCGCCGTCTCCTCCACCGACGGCATGACCGCAGACTTCTACCAGTTCCCCTGGGACGTCCTCTCCAAGACCGCCACCCGCATCATCAACGAGGTGCGCGGCGTCAACCGCGTCGTCTACGACGTGACGTCCAAGCCGCCCGGGACGATCGAGTGGGAATAG
- a CDS encoding glycoside hydrolase family 88 protein has translation MSGPVLAQTVAALPPGVEAEWLAQRDRPALYTEVAGVPSRESTMAAVEYVASSQIAAMAAEPLALSTGSNLTQMSSNWVAATFYVGASRLARVSDDTRTLRFLSAVADHYNYSVRGARSGKTMLNADDIAIGDLYEELYARRGQEGVLMPLRQRLDWQVPYLARAEDTPALVWWWADALYMAPPVFARMTAITGDPKYLNAADKEWRRTAARLWVEDEKLFLRDERFKDENHRDADGDRIYWSRANGWVIGGLVRWLESVPADFAGRAFYVDLFQKMAGRVAGLQQEDGLWRASLLDPEAYPEAETSGSVFYVYALAWGINHGLLDRDTYLPHVLKGWAGLNRHVLANGLVGAAQKTGDQPVSTDPEDVGLYASGTYILAGLEVASLNDPVRSLPLAEPTRDTAEVIAATTPVPPAPVTVVGAEEIRRRDAEMRATSALSYDPSALNRPSTIEPLEPPPEDQRRPRAVARFAPDRLDDLLWENDRVAHRIYGPTLEAREAPSGSGIDVWAKRVRYPFMDRQLKFPNYHVDRGEGLDYYDVGRGRGAGGLGIWYDNKLWISRNFSTYQIDKTGGDEARFSVTYRPWPVDVVRTVSERREFSLPLGSNFTRMTSTLTSNSDAPLIVAIGISKRSNDNGRGFVTHDAAHGRLMFWEPENPEHGSLGIALAVDPATVEGFTEDADNYLILVRVTPGQSFTYYMGSAWDRGLDFATRSAWEDFVANQRFDFRQGN, from the coding sequence CTCGCAAATCGCAGCCATGGCCGCCGAGCCGCTCGCCTTATCGACGGGCAGCAACCTGACGCAGATGTCGTCGAACTGGGTCGCAGCCACCTTTTACGTCGGCGCTTCGCGGCTTGCGCGCGTGTCGGACGATACGCGGACGCTGCGTTTCTTGAGCGCCGTGGCCGATCACTACAACTACAGTGTACGTGGCGCGCGGTCGGGCAAGACGATGCTGAACGCCGACGATATCGCGATCGGCGATCTCTACGAAGAACTATACGCGCGTCGTGGACAGGAGGGCGTGCTGATGCCGCTGCGTCAGCGGCTGGACTGGCAGGTCCCCTATCTGGCCCGGGCGGAAGACACACCCGCGCTCGTCTGGTGGTGGGCCGACGCCCTCTATATGGCGCCCCCGGTCTTCGCCCGGATGACCGCGATCACGGGCGATCCAAAATATCTGAACGCCGCAGATAAGGAATGGCGACGCACAGCGGCGCGGCTGTGGGTCGAGGACGAAAAGCTGTTCCTGCGCGACGAACGGTTCAAGGACGAGAACCATCGTGACGCTGACGGCGACCGAATCTACTGGTCGCGAGCCAATGGCTGGGTCATCGGCGGTTTAGTAAGATGGCTGGAGTCCGTGCCAGCCGATTTCGCCGGCCGCGCCTTCTATGTCGATCTCTTCCAGAAGATGGCCGGCAGGGTCGCAGGACTTCAGCAGGAGGACGGACTGTGGCGCGCCAGCCTTCTGGACCCCGAAGCCTATCCCGAGGCTGAAACCTCAGGCTCGGTCTTCTATGTCTACGCCCTGGCCTGGGGGATCAATCACGGCCTTTTGGATCGCGACACCTACCTGCCGCATGTGTTGAAGGGGTGGGCCGGCCTGAACCGCCATGTCCTTGCGAACGGCTTGGTGGGCGCAGCGCAGAAGACCGGCGATCAGCCCGTGTCGACCGACCCTGAGGACGTCGGCCTCTATGCTTCAGGGACCTATATTCTGGCCGGGCTGGAAGTCGCGTCGCTGAATGACCCAGTTCGCTCTCTGCCATTGGCGGAACCCACGCGCGACACGGCCGAAGTGATCGCTGCGACCACACCTGTCCCGCCCGCCCCCGTGACGGTCGTCGGCGCCGAAGAAATACGCCGCCGAGACGCCGAAATGCGTGCGACCTCGGCGCTCTCCTACGATCCATCCGCTCTGAATCGACCCTCGACCATCGAACCGCTGGAGCCGCCGCCGGAAGATCAGCGGCGACCGCGCGCCGTCGCCCGCTTCGCGCCGGATCGTTTGGATGATCTGCTATGGGAAAACGATCGCGTCGCTCATCGCATTTACGGTCCCACGCTTGAAGCGCGCGAGGCGCCCTCTGGCTCGGGCATCGATGTGTGGGCCAAACGTGTCCGCTATCCCTTCATGGACCGCCAGTTGAAGTTCCCGAACTATCACGTCGATCGCGGTGAAGGCCTGGATTATTACGATGTGGGACGCGGCAGAGGCGCCGGGGGTCTGGGCATCTGGTACGACAACAAGCTCTGGATCAGTCGCAACTTCTCCACCTACCAGATCGACAAAACCGGCGGCGATGAGGCGCGGTTTAGCGTGACCTACCGTCCTTGGCCTGTCGACGTCGTGCGCACGGTTTCAGAAAGGCGTGAGTTCAGCCTTCCGTTAGGCTCCAACTTTACGCGAATGACTTCCACTCTGACCTCGAACTCCGACGCACCGCTGATCGTCGCGATCGGCATTTCGAAGCGCAGCAACGACAACGGACGAGGCTTCGTCACGCACGACGCCGCACACGGGCGTCTGATGTTCTGGGAGCCTGAAAACCCCGAGCATGGCTCGCTCGGCATCGCTCTGGCGGTTGATCCCGCAACGGTCGAAGGCTTCACCGAAGACGCCGACAACTATCTGATCCTGGTGCGGGTCACGCCGGGTCAGTCGTTCACCTACTACATGGGATCGGCGTGGGATCGCGGCCTGGACTTCGCCACGCGCAGCGCCTGGGAAGATTTCGTCGCAAACCAAAGGTTCGACTTCCGCCAAGGCAACTAG
- a CDS encoding RsmB/NOP family class I SAM-dependent RNA methyltransferase, which yields MTPAARLAAAASVLDSIAQGRQPAEAVMKAWGTANRYAGSKDRRAIADRVYKVLRARGRLSWIMGGREDGRALVIGSLHAIDGLSLEEIEALHSGDGYGPRPLSKQERSRITAGQGELPGWVAAGLPEFVVEDFKATFGDRWAEEAHALMAPRAPIDLRVNDAAATVDEVEAELKAAGLDVSRTPWSAVGLRVPSEPPPNIQALEGFKAGRFEIQDEGSQVVCWLAGAAPGMTVVDYCAGGGGKTLGLAQAMSAQGKLVASDVVNKRLENIRPRLQRAGVEADLVLIGQNGGGLEDLNGQADLVFVDAPCSGSGTWRRRPEDAWRLTAEEVEKLHGLQVRILSQATKLVKPGGRLVYVTCSMLARENEASVDAFEAANPDFRPVAVADVLSAPQLTEAAQAKFAELASGARLRLSPASADTDGFFAAVYERAA from the coding sequence TTGACCCCAGCCGCTCGCCTAGCCGCCGCCGCCTCCGTCCTGGACTCCATCGCCCAAGGCCGCCAACCGGCCGAGGCCGTCATGAAGGCCTGGGGCACGGCCAACCGCTACGCCGGGTCCAAGGACCGGCGCGCCATCGCCGATAGGGTCTATAAGGTGCTGCGCGCGCGCGGCCGCCTGTCGTGGATCATGGGCGGGCGTGAAGACGGTCGGGCTCTGGTCATCGGTTCGCTGCACGCCATCGACGGCCTGTCCTTGGAAGAGATCGAGGCCCTGCATTCCGGTGACGGCTATGGTCCGCGCCCGCTGTCCAAACAGGAGCGCAGCCGCATCACGGCCGGTCAGGGCGAACTGCCGGGCTGGGTCGCCGCCGGCCTGCCCGAGTTCGTGGTCGAGGATTTCAAGGCCACCTTCGGCGACCGCTGGGCCGAGGAAGCCCACGCCCTGATGGCGCCGCGCGCGCCGATCGACCTGCGCGTCAATGATGCGGCCGCCACGGTCGATGAGGTCGAGGCCGAACTGAAGGCCGCAGGGCTGGACGTGTCGCGCACGCCCTGGTCGGCCGTCGGCCTGCGCGTGCCGTCGGAACCGCCGCCCAACATCCAGGCGCTGGAAGGCTTCAAGGCCGGTCGGTTCGAAATCCAAGACGAAGGCAGCCAGGTGGTTTGCTGGCTGGCGGGCGCCGCACCCGGCATGACGGTGGTGGATTACTGCGCCGGCGGCGGCGGCAAGACGCTGGGTCTGGCGCAGGCCATGTCCGCACAGGGCAAGCTGGTCGCGTCAGATGTCGTGAACAAGCGTCTGGAGAACATCCGCCCGCGTCTACAACGCGCGGGCGTCGAGGCGGATCTGGTCCTGATCGGTCAGAACGGCGGCGGTCTGGAAGACCTGAACGGGCAGGCCGATCTGGTCTTCGTCGATGCGCCCTGTTCGGGATCTGGCACCTGGCGTCGTCGGCCCGAGGATGCTTGGCGGCTGACAGCCGAGGAGGTCGAAAAGCTGCACGGCTTGCAGGTGCGTATTTTGAGCCAGGCGACCAAGCTGGTTAAGCCGGGCGGTCGTCTGGTCTATGTCACCTGCTCGATGCTGGCGCGCGAGAACGAGGCCAGCGTGGACGCCTTCGAGGCCGCCAATCCCGACTTCCGCCCGGTCGCCGTCGCCGATGTCCTGTCGGCGCCGCAACTGACCGAGGCGGCTCAGGCGAAGTTCGCCGAGCTGGCGTCCGGGGCGCGCCTTCGGCTGTCGCCAGCCTCGGCCGACACCGACGGATTCTTCGCCGCCGTCTACGAGCGCGCGGCATGA
- a CDS encoding TonB-dependent receptor gives MIQRHKFARHALVATASLGALALAMMAHDAAAQTVEVAAPQTDDAAEVDDIVVTGFRASLQNSLNIKRREAGVVDAISAEDIADFPDTNLAESIQRIPGVSIDRDAGEGRSITVRGLSSEFTRTRINGIEAQASTGATDSSGGVNRGRGFDFNVFASELFNNITVRKTASAETEEGSLGATVDLRTSRPFDKMGFQGALSGQYGYNDLSQDWSPRFAGLISNTWADDQIGALFSIAYSERDSLEEGFSSVRWGPASADGGFQNGAVLPNAARTYHPRIPRYGSLEHSQERLGATLSVQARPGNGPTLFTMDMLYSKLDSTRSENFLQAWSLSRGADQGGKPQVDIMSFEIDPDTGEMIYAQLDDMDIRSEQRFDELETEFKQMTFGVEHEFSDRLRFDGLIGRAESSFANPVQVSAIIDRQNVDGYSYDFRQNRNLPAINWGFNVADPTQWSVVGPTGAQPRSELRISSNFQENVYTTGEANFAFDVSDWLTLKAGVSRKEYESSSRAFARPNNANGSPALPAGTSMASVTNLLSGFGRNLDLPSGAATSWVRPDLAALQTVWNYNCNCDTGVAGGDFRLIGLNGNPSTYGNWRDVTETDTGAYVQADWDTEIMGVPFRGNVGVRQVKTEVDALGYSNVGGVATPVRGENEYDDTLPSLNVSIEPMKDLIVRLGAAKVMARPPVTSLVPVFTLSAAGAATNTASLGNVELEPYRATTYDLSVEYYFAPEALLSFAYFYKDISTYVQTTTEPLSYSQLTALNPVAFPAGGRPAGDIYQFSTPTNTPGGPLKGFEISYQQTFSFLPSLLSNIGTQLNYTHVESEIQYCVTATCAAFVTADLVNLSPNAWNATLYYDDGKFNARVSAAYRDTYFQNVPGSNGATGLIPYQGKTETTTIDASASYNLTDNLSVSVEGLNLTDEANRQNHGDIGLPRDSTYVYHHTGRQVYIGARYRF, from the coding sequence ATGATCCAACGCCACAAATTTGCGCGCCACGCCCTGGTCGCCACCGCGTCGCTGGGAGCCCTAGCTCTCGCCATGATGGCGCATGACGCCGCCGCTCAAACGGTCGAGGTCGCTGCGCCTCAGACGGATGACGCTGCAGAAGTCGATGATATCGTCGTCACGGGCTTCCGGGCCAGCCTTCAGAACTCCTTGAACATCAAACGCCGCGAAGCTGGCGTCGTCGACGCCATTTCAGCTGAGGACATCGCGGATTTCCCCGACACCAATCTGGCCGAGTCGATCCAGCGCATTCCCGGCGTCTCGATCGACCGCGATGCGGGCGAGGGCCGGTCGATCACCGTCCGCGGGCTCAGCTCGGAATTTACCCGCACGCGGATCAACGGCATCGAGGCCCAGGCATCGACCGGCGCCACCGACTCGTCGGGCGGGGTGAATCGCGGTCGTGGCTTTGACTTCAACGTCTTCGCCTCAGAGCTCTTTAACAATATCACGGTGCGCAAGACCGCCTCGGCCGAGACGGAAGAGGGGTCGCTGGGGGCGACCGTCGATTTGCGCACCAGCCGTCCATTCGACAAGATGGGCTTCCAGGGCGCGCTGTCTGGCCAGTACGGCTACAACGATCTGTCGCAGGACTGGAGCCCGCGCTTCGCCGGTCTGATTTCGAACACCTGGGCGGATGACCAGATCGGCGCTCTGTTCTCGATCGCCTACAGCGAGCGCGACAGTCTGGAGGAAGGTTTCAGCTCGGTGCGCTGGGGACCTGCCAGCGCCGACGGCGGTTTCCAGAATGGCGCTGTCCTGCCGAACGCCGCGCGCACCTACCACCCTCGCATCCCGCGCTATGGCAGCCTGGAGCACAGCCAGGAACGTCTGGGCGCGACGCTGTCGGTGCAAGCCCGGCCCGGCAACGGTCCGACCCTGTTCACGATGGACATGCTGTACTCGAAGCTGGATTCGACGCGCAGCGAAAACTTCCTGCAAGCCTGGTCGCTCAGCCGTGGCGCCGATCAGGGCGGCAAGCCGCAGGTCGACATCATGAGCTTTGAGATCGATCCCGACACGGGCGAGATGATCTATGCCCAGCTCGACGACATGGACATCCGCAGCGAGCAGCGGTTCGACGAGCTGGAGACCGAATTCAAGCAGATGACCTTTGGGGTCGAGCACGAGTTTTCGGATCGGCTGCGGTTCGACGGCTTGATCGGTCGCGCGGAATCCAGCTTCGCCAACCCGGTCCAGGTCAGCGCCATCATCGATCGCCAGAACGTCGACGGCTATTCCTATGACTTCCGTCAGAACCGCAATCTGCCGGCGATCAACTGGGGCTTCAATGTCGCCGACCCCACACAGTGGAGCGTCGTCGGGCCTACGGGCGCCCAGCCCCGCTCGGAGCTGCGCATCAGTTCGAACTTCCAGGAAAACGTCTATACGACGGGTGAGGCCAACTTCGCCTTCGACGTAAGCGATTGGCTCACACTGAAAGCGGGCGTCAGCCGCAAGGAATACGAGTCGAGCAGCCGCGCCTTCGCGCGCCCAAACAACGCCAACGGTTCGCCAGCGCTGCCGGCGGGCACGAGCATGGCTTCGGTCACCAATTTGCTGAGCGGGTTCGGTCGCAATCTCGATCTACCGTCAGGCGCTGCGACCAGCTGGGTTCGGCCGGATTTGGCTGCGTTGCAAACAGTCTGGAACTACAACTGCAACTGCGACACGGGCGTAGCAGGCGGTGATTTCAGACTGATCGGCCTGAACGGCAATCCGTCCACCTATGGCAACTGGCGTGACGTGACCGAGACCGACACCGGCGCCTATGTGCAGGCCGACTGGGACACGGAAATCATGGGTGTGCCCTTCCGAGGCAACGTCGGTGTGCGTCAGGTCAAGACCGAGGTCGACGCCTTGGGTTATTCGAACGTCGGTGGTGTTGCGACGCCGGTCCGGGGCGAGAACGAATACGACGACACCCTACCGTCGCTGAACGTGTCGATCGAGCCGATGAAGGATTTGATCGTGCGTTTGGGCGCCGCCAAGGTCATGGCGCGACCGCCTGTCACGAGTCTGGTTCCGGTCTTCACGCTGAGTGCAGCCGGGGCGGCGACGAATACGGCGTCGCTGGGCAATGTCGAGTTGGAACCCTATCGGGCGACGACCTACGACCTGTCGGTTGAATATTACTTCGCGCCTGAAGCTCTGCTGTCCTTCGCCTACTTCTACAAGGACATCTCGACCTATGTGCAGACGACCACCGAACCGCTGTCGTACAGCCAACTGACGGCCTTGAACCCTGTGGCCTTCCCGGCGGGCGGTCGTCCTGCCGGCGACATCTATCAGTTCAGCACGCCCACAAACACGCCGGGCGGCCCGCTGAAAGGCTTCGAGATCAGCTATCAGCAGACGTTCTCCTTCCTGCCCAGCCTGCTGTCGAATATCGGTACGCAGCTGAACTACACGCACGTTGAATCCGAGATTCAGTACTGCGTCACCGCAACCTGCGCGGCCTTCGTGACAGCGGACCTAGTCAATCTGTCGCCAAACGCCTGGAACGCGACGCTGTATTATGACGACGGCAAATTCAATGCGCGTGTGTCGGCGGCCTATCGCGACACCTATTTCCAGAACGTGCCGGGTTCAAACGGCGCCACGGGCCTGATCCCGTATCAGGGCAAGACCGAAACCACGACGATCGACGCTTCAGCATCCTATAACCTGACCGATAACCTCAGTGTTTCTGTCGAGGGGCTGAATTTGACCGACGAAGCCAACCGTCAGAACCACGGCGACATCGGCCTGCCGCGTGACAGCACCTATGTCTATCACCACACTGGCCGCCAGGTTTACATTGGCGCGCGGTATCGCTTCTGA
- the guaB gene encoding IMP dehydrogenase — MEIREGLTFDDVLLEPGASEFMPAMVDVSTQLTRDIKLNIPLLSSAMDTVTESRLAIAMAQSGGLGVLHRNMTIEEQADEVRAVKRYESGMVVNPVTVGPQTTLGEVREIVARKKITGFPVVDPATGKLVGMLTHRDMRFESDLNVTAASLMTTGDLITVREGASRDEARELLKTRKIERVIVVDEDYRAVGLITMKDIEKAQAFPHAAKDDQGRLLVGAASTVGDAGYERAMALAEAGCDVVVIDTAHGHSASVAQVVERIKRENNRLQIIAGNVATYDATRALIDAGADAVKVGIGPGSICTTRIVAGVGVPQLTAVMDAARAARGTGASVIADGGIKYSGDLAKAIAAGANVAMMGSMFAGTDESPGEVFLYQGRSYKSYRGMGSVGAMARGSADRYFQKEVSSEKLVPEGIEGQTPYKGPISPVLHQMVGGLRASMGYVGAGTIPEFQERARFVRITGAGLRESHVHDVMITREAPNYRQG; from the coding sequence ATGGAGATACGCGAAGGACTGACCTTCGACGATGTTTTGCTGGAACCCGGCGCATCCGAGTTCATGCCGGCGATGGTCGATGTCTCGACCCAGCTGACGCGCGACATCAAACTGAACATCCCGCTGCTGTCGTCCGCCATGGACACGGTGACGGAAAGCCGTCTGGCCATCGCCATGGCCCAGTCCGGCGGTCTGGGCGTTCTGCACCGCAACATGACCATCGAGGAGCAGGCCGACGAGGTCCGCGCCGTCAAACGCTATGAGAGCGGGATGGTAGTCAATCCGGTGACGGTCGGCCCGCAGACGACGCTGGGCGAAGTGCGCGAGATCGTGGCGCGCAAGAAGATCACCGGCTTCCCCGTCGTGGATCCGGCGACGGGCAAGCTGGTCGGCATGCTGACCCACCGCGACATGCGCTTCGAGAGCGACCTGAACGTCACCGCCGCCTCGCTGATGACCACGGGCGACCTGATCACGGTCCGCGAGGGCGCCAGCCGCGATGAAGCGCGCGAGTTGCTGAAGACCCGCAAGATCGAACGCGTCATCGTGGTGGATGAGGATTATCGGGCCGTCGGCCTGATCACCATGAAGGACATCGAGAAGGCCCAGGCCTTCCCCCACGCGGCCAAGGACGACCAGGGGCGTCTGCTGGTCGGGGCGGCTTCGACGGTCGGCGACGCCGGCTACGAGCGGGCGATGGCTCTGGCCGAAGCGGGTTGCGACGTGGTCGTGATCGACACCGCCCACGGTCACTCGGCCTCGGTCGCCCAGGTGGTCGAGCGGATCAAGCGCGAGAACAACCGGCTACAGATCATCGCCGGCAATGTCGCGACCTATGATGCGACGCGGGCCCTGATCGACGCAGGCGCGGATGCGGTGAAGGTGGGCATCGGTCCCGGCTCCATCTGCACCACCCGCATAGTCGCCGGCGTGGGCGTGCCGCAGCTGACGGCGGTGATGGACGCCGCGCGCGCGGCCAGGGGCACGGGCGCCTCGGTCATCGCGGACGGGGGCATCAAATACTCGGGCGACCTGGCCAAGGCCATCGCGGCCGGCGCCAACGTGGCCATGATGGGCTCGATGTTCGCCGGCACCGACGAAAGCCCCGGCGAGGTCTTCCTGTACCAGGGCCGCAGCTACAAGTCGTATCGCGGCATGGGCTCGGTGGGGGCCATGGCGCGCGGCTCGGCGGACCGGTATTTCCAGAAGGAAGTCTCGTCCGAGAAGCTGGTGCCCGAGGGCATCGAGGGTCAGACGCCCTATAAGGGCCCGATCAGCCCGGTTCTGCACCAGATGGTCGGCGGTCTTCGTGCCTCCATGGGCTATGTCGGCGCCGGCACCATTCCTGAGTTCCAGGAGCGCGCCCGTTTCGTGCGCATCACCGGTGCGGGTCTGCGTGAAAGCCACGTCCACGACGTGATGATCACGCGTGAAGCACCCAACTATCGGCAGGGGTAG
- a CDS encoding 5'-methylthioadenosine/S-adenosylhomocysteine nucleosidase (Enables the cleavage of the glycosidic bond in both 5'-methylthioadenosine and S-adenosylhomocysteine) produces the protein MKLARHGGVSLLYVMAAPAEYGLHLQARITPLMTGVGPVEAAVSLGAALARLEAANDLPDLIVSVGSCGSRVLEHAAVYQASSVAYRDMDASPLGFPKGVTPLLDQPAVLSLPCPIPGVPTASLSTGANVVSGAAYDAIDAEMVDMETWALVRAAQTFGVPLIALRGVSDGRAELKALEDWTSTLHHVDETLAVALDRLIALLEADGPAALELPALEISAPPGQDPAHLPAPDSITS, from the coding sequence ATGAAGCTGGCGCGGCATGGCGGGGTTTCGCTGCTCTACGTCATGGCCGCGCCTGCGGAATACGGCCTGCACCTTCAGGCCCGGATCACGCCGCTGATGACCGGCGTCGGTCCGGTGGAGGCCGCCGTGAGCCTGGGCGCCGCCCTGGCGCGGCTGGAAGCGGCGAACGATCTGCCGGATCTGATCGTATCGGTGGGCTCGTGCGGGTCGCGGGTGTTGGAGCATGCGGCGGTTTATCAGGCCTCGTCCGTCGCCTATCGCGACATGGACGCCAGCCCGCTCGGTTTTCCGAAGGGCGTGACGCCGTTGCTGGACCAGCCCGCCGTCCTGTCTTTGCCTTGCCCGATCCCCGGCGTGCCGACGGCCTCCCTTTCTACGGGTGCGAATGTCGTCTCCGGCGCCGCCTATGACGCCATCGACGCCGAGATGGTGGACATGGAGACCTGGGCCCTGGTCCGCGCCGCCCAGACCTTCGGTGTGCCCCTGATCGCCCTGCGCGGCGTGTCGGACGGTCGCGCCGAGTTGAAGGCGTTGGAGGACTGGACCTCGACCCTGCATCATGTGGACGAGACCCTGGCCGTCGCCCTGGATCGCTTGATCGCCCTGCTGGAGGCCGACGGCCCCGCCGCTCTTGAGCTCCCCGCCCTTGAAATATCGGCCCCGCCCGGCCAAGACCCCGCCCATCTTCCTGCCCCGGATTCGATCACGTCATGA